DNA sequence from the Sulfurimonas sp. HSL3-7 genome:
GCGGCGGCACGGCAAAATCACCGGCGCGAACGCCTTCGGCACATCGGATACGCTCGGCAATGCCGAATACCGAACGTGCCGAAGGATAAATCTTTTCAAATTTTTGACAAACTTTTCAATATCATACAAAAACACTCCCATTCTCGAACAAAACTTGCATTCCTACCTAAAACGTCCCACCACTACCAACCGGGACATTATTACATACACACGAGGAACAGACTATGCGCGTTTACCTGGACAACAATGCCACCACAAAGATCGACCCTTTGGTCAAAGTCAAGATGCAGCCCTTTTTCGAAGAGCTTTACGGCAACCCGAACTCACTGCATCAGTACGGTATGGAGGTTCGCCCCTATCTGAACCAGGCACTCGGCGAGATGTATGATGCCCTGAACGTTCCCGATGAGGACGACATTCTCATCACATCATGTGCAACGGAGAGCAACAATACGGTGCTTAAAGGGGTCTTTTTCAAACATATTCTGAAAAACCCGGAAAAGAACCACATTGTCACGACGGCAGTCGAACACCCCTGTATTCTGGACACCCTCCACTACCTCAGCGATTTCGGTGTCGACGTCACCTATGTCGATGTTGACGAGAACGGCGGCATCGACGCCGAAGCGATGAAAGCGGCCGTTACGGACAAGACCGTTCTGATCTCCATGATGTGGGCCAACAACGAAACCGGTATGATCTTCCCGATCGAAGAGGTGAGCGCCTTTGCCAAAGAGAAAGGGATCCTGATGCATACCGATGCCGTTCAGGCAATCGGTAAACTGCCGGTCGACCTCACCAAGGTCGAGGTCGATTACCTCACCTTCTCCGCCCACAAGTTCCACGGTCCAAAAGGGGTCGGCGGGCTTTATGTCAAAAAAGGAAAAGCATTGCCGAACCTGCTTCACGGCGGGGAGCAGATGGGGGGCAAACGTGCCGGTACTCTGAATGTCGCCTATATCGTCGGTATGGGTCTGGCCATGAGACAGGCGGCGAAGCATGTCGAGAAGATGAATACGGATGTCCGCCGTCTCCGCGACAAGCTTGAAGACGCGCTGGCCAAGATCCCGGACACCATCGTCGTCGGACCGCGCGAACGCCGTACCCCGAACACCATCCTCATCTCGCTTCGCGGTATCGAGGGTGAAGCGATGCTGTGGGACCTCAACAAAGCCGGTATCGCCGCTTCTACAGGAAGTGCCTGTGCATCCGAATCACTCGAGGCAAACCCGGTCATGAGCGCTATCGGCGAAGACCCTGAGCTTGCCCACACGGCAATGCGTCTGAGCCTTTCGCGCTTCACTACCGAAGAGGAGATCGACTACGTCATCGAGGCCTTCACCAAAGCAGCGGAACGCCTGCGTTCGATCTCATCGACCTACGCCTATACTAACGAAGCAGGCTGATGCGCCCCTACCGTAATATCACCGATGAGGAGCTCTCTTTCCTCGGGGCCGTCCGTGACTGGAACAGCGATATTGCAAAAACACTGGTAGAGAACAGCGAACTGTTGTGGGTCCATAACCGACGCAAAAAGTTCACTTCGCTTGATCAGGCTGATGAACGTCTTGTACGCCGTGTCAATGTACTGAAGATCGATCAATATGACATCACGACAAATTTCGGACGCTACTCGCTTGAAAACGGCAAAAATGTGCATAACGCCTGCGGGTGTATGCGTTTTTGCGACTGCTACGGCAGACTCTACCTGCTCGCCTCTCAATACTAGAGACCCTAAACATCAGGAGCCCATATGCAATACCTTGTCGACATCCGCATCAGCGAAGGCCCGAAACGCACCTACCGCATTGACGCCAAAACAGAAGAGGAGGCGTTGGAACGTCTAAAACTCCGTCTGCCGCCGCAGCAGCGCGATGCTTTCGTCGTCGATGCTATTAAGATCGATCCGGCAACTGTCGTTGACGAAGATCCCTATGGCATCTTCGGCGGGGAGTGATCTTTATGCATACCGGGCTCTGACGCAAAAGAGGCACAGACTTCATTGGGAACTTCATGTCAAAGTACAGATGCCTCGCACTCCGCTTTCAATACAACAGTGTTAAATGCACAGAAGCACATTACCGTCTGAACCTGTACAAAAATCTCCAAAGTAACGCCATAATCAATAGCAACAAGCCGGTATTTTACTTTTAATTATAATAATTAGTAATACATAAATATTAATTTTACTTGCAAAGAAACTGTAAAGAGTTGCTGTAGTAGCATCTAACTATAGTTGATTTTTTCAGTTTCACAGAATCTAGTTGCACAAGGCTGGCTCAAGAGGAGGGGTATCATGAAAAGAGAAGAGAACCGAGTATGGCTAAGGCCTGTTGTAATTCTGGGTCTTATGGCGTTTTTCAGTCTTCAAGCATGGGCCGCACCTATGTTTGCACGCAAGTACAATCTAAGCTGTACCGTATGTCATTCGGCCTTTCCCAAGCTCAATGCGTTCGGCAAAGAGTTCATGGCCAACAACTACAGGTTGCCGAACTGGAGGGAGAAGACCATTACCGCAGACGACGATCAGCTCGCGCTGCAGGACTCCATCCCTCTTGCCTTCCGTTTGCAGGGGTTTGTACAGGCACGCGACAGCGAAGCCGTTGATGTCGTAACAGGTGAAACGACAGGTGCCGATACCGATTTCCAGGCTCCCTATTTGATAAAGATGCTTTCAAGCGCGCCGCTGTCCGAACACATCACCTACTACTTTTATGCGATCTTCGCCGAAAAGGGAGGGAACGGTGAGGTGATCGTAGAAGATGCCTGGTTTTCCTATGATGATCTCTTCGGCAGCGGCATCAGCATGATGCTCGGCCAGTTCCAGGTATCCGATCTGATGTTCCCGCGGGAGACCCGGCTGACTTTTCAGGACTATATGGCCTTCCGCATGGCGGGCATCACCTATGAACGAGGTGCACTGTTCTCAAGGGACCTGGGACCGATCAACATCGGCCTGGGGCTGGTCAACGGCAACGGTATTACCGAGAACGTGACGATCAACAGCCCGGGTTACCGCCGTCCGGACCATATGTTTGACAATGACAACGCAAAGGCCGTGTTTGGCCGGATCGGCACAGAGCTCGGCCCGGTTTCTGCAGGTGTGTTTTATTACAACGGTTCGCAGAAAAATGCGACGGGCGATGCCGGAACAGAGACCGGCACCCGCGATACCGATAAGCAGATCGCCGGTCTCGATCTTTCGGGTGACTTCGGAGGCGAGATCTACTGGTATGGCCAGCTGCTATGGAACGAGTGGGACGGCTTCATTGATCAGAATACCAAATACCGGTGGATCGGCGGGTTCGCCGGTTTAGACTATGTGCCGGGAAACAGCTGGAGCTACTCGCTGCTGTACAACTATGCTGACGGCGGTGACTTTGACAACAGCGACACGGTGTATGAAGGCATCGACATCAACAGCCTGACACTTAATGCCTCGTACTATTTCATGCGCAACGTCAAAGGGGTTATTGAAGCCAATGCGGATTTTCTCGCCAAAGAAGCACAAAGTGGAATATTTTACACAGGCCATTTGAGCCACGAAAACTATATTTTGCTTGGATTCGATGCCGCGTTTTAGGCAAGAATATCTTACCAATGATGACAAAAAGCGTCAGCTTTTACATTTCAAACCAATGCGTCACGGTCTAGCTCTTTCCCTTTCCTTTTGTAGCCGTTTGCGTTCAGGGGTGTAGGCCCACCACACCTTTGGCTCCCCGCCGTTCATAAAATCGACGACCGACATCAGGGTATCGAGCAGGCAGGGGTCCTGACGTCTGCCTTTTGCCTCGCACAGCCGCAGATAGAGTTCATACGCATCGCCCCCGGCAAGCTGTTGCGGCCTCTCGATCCCGATGCGCCGGAGATCGTTAGCGATCGCCGGACCGATATTGGGAAGATCGCTCAATGTTCTGGTCGTTTCGCGTCTCACTTTTTCCGGGTTCATGGAACCTCCTCCTTTTTGTCAAGTATACTAAAAAATACTACAACCGCATAGAATCAGAATTGCATTGTTATCAGCAAATATAACACAAGGAACACCCTCAATGTCAATTATCAAAGATTTTATCTATGACAACAATCTACAATGGCAGGCGTCATACAGCGACGAAACAGAAAAGTACCCTTACGGCTACCGCGGCAGCCTCGTTATCACCCCGGGTAAAGTACTCTCGGCCGACAAACAGCTTCCGCCTAAAGCAACAGCGACACAGGTGATCTTGACGGCAAAGAGCGGTCACATCGATTTTCTTGCATGCGAGCTTGAGACACTGGACTTTTTTGAACCGTTTGTAGAACGTTATAAAGAGGTTTTAAGTCCTGAAGGTCTCTACATTATCTTCGTGACCGATCTTGATGCAGACGGAAAACTTGAGTATGAAGGTTTGACGTTCTATATGTTCGCCCTGGACGAAAGCTCAGTCTGGAACGAACTTCTCGATCATGCAGACCTATCAAAAGGCGACCTTAAAAAGCTGAACGCAGCAGAGAAGATCGACACCGTATGCGATGAGATCAAATCAACAACGCTTCGTATCAGCGAAAAAAGCTATGACGAGATCAAGGCCCTTCAAAGTGCTGAAGGCAAACTGCTTTTCGGCGCGGTGTAACCCTCTCTTCAAACACCCCGTGAGAACGGGGTGTCATATTTCCTCTCTTCTAATGCTGCACACGTAAAAAGACCTGAAAACTTGTCATGGCCTCTACATCCCCGCTATCGACCGTCACCCTTGCATCACTGCCTATTGTCCCTATGATTTCGACACTGCCGTCTGCATCACGGAAGGTGATGCACTCAGCCTCCGGTTCAGGTATTAATCCGAGAGCCGACGCTTCTATAAAGGTACTCAAGACCCCGGCAGAAAGGAATGTTCTGCTTGTGATCCCGGCTATCAGCTCATGCAGTTTGTCAAATGTGATCACACATTGGAGACAGTCTCTGTTGGAACGGCTGATCCCCTGGTTTGCAAACGAGGCGACGCCGGTTGCGTGCAACATCTTGAGTTCATCCATCGTGACCTCTTTGGACTCATACTGCTTTTTCAGTTCTAGAAATGTCTTGATCATGCCTTCTCCTCACCAGCTGCCTAGGCTCTGAAGAGTTCCTGCAAAGAGCCGGCATTGGCAAAACAGCTGTGGTTGTTGCAGAGAAGGAAGTCGGATGCCGTATGGTAGAACGTTCGGGTAAAAGGCGAAGGGCTCACGCTTCTGACCGCTTCAATAGAGGTTCCCTGAGGCACTTTCACGATGGTGTCCTCCTCCAGAAAACGGAGGGTCTGGTTCACCATGCACGGGTGCAAGATCGCCTCTTTCAGGATCTCTTTTCCATAGTACCGGAGTGTCATCTCTGCCGGATCCCTGTAATTCTTGTCGATCAGGCTCGCCAGGCTCAGCAGCAGATCGGTCATCACAGCGACTGCACTGGGGTAAGAGCCGTCATTCACCTCGCCGAGTGTTTCAAACTCCCCGCGGCTGAAATACCATTGCCCCGTTTCGTAATAACGCTCCAGCGCTATGTTCGCCAGCCGTTCAGCCTCTCTGAGATACTGCCTGTTCGAGGTCACTTCATATGCAGTGACAAGCGCCGTTCCCAGATAGGCGTAATCTTCCAAAAATGCCTCTATCTTCGCAGGTTTTCCGATCAGCGCCGAGTGCATTAATCTCCCGTCATTCATTTTCATTAAAAGTGCCTCCATCGATGCAATCGCCTGCTCCAGGTAGCTGTTATCGTAAACACTCAGCTCAAAAAGTGCCTTGATCATCATAGCGTTCCATGAGGTCTGTATTTTTTTGTCGACAAAAGGGTAGGCCCGCGGTTTACGCAGCTTCCGAAGGTACGGCTTTACCTTTTCAAACCACCCGGGCCTTTGCACTGTGACAAAATGGATGATGTTGCTGCCCTCAAAATTTCCCCCGTTGGAACACCCCAGCCGCATGCTCATCTTTTTTGCTTCTCTCTCATCGAAACCGGCCTCTTGCAGCGCGTCCAGGACCTCCTTGCGGGTGTAGACAAAATACTTGCCCTCTTCGCCCTCCGTGTCGGCGTCACTTGCCGAGTAAAAAAGGTTCTCCTCCATCATAAAATCCGACATAAATGTCGCGATCTCCTCTGCGATCTGCAGGTAATAGGGCGCGTTGAAGAGGGTGTAGGCACGAAGATAAACCTCGCACAACAGGGCGTTGTCGTAGGTCATCTTCTCAAAATGGGGGACCAGCCACTCGCTGTCGACGCTGTAACGGCAGAAACCGCCGTCGACAACATCATACAATCCGCCCGCACACATGTTGTCGAGCGTATGCTGCAGCATCGAGGCGATCTCTTCATCCGCGTCCAAGCGGTAGAGACTCATCAGGGTGTTCAGGGTCGAGGCTTGCGGAAACTTCGGGGCACTACCGAAACCGCCGTAGCTCGGCTCAAAGTTGCCGCGCGCCTGCCTGAAAAACTGCACACCGGTTTCACGGCTTAAGGCCACGGGCTCTTTACGCCCCGTCTCCTGTTTGAGATACGCTTCAATGGCCTCCGCATTTTCAAACAGCTTTGCATCACGCTTCTCGACTGCCGGGGCGATCGTGCGGATAAGCTGCATAAAGCCCATCATATTCGGTTTGGATTCCGGTGGGATGTAGGTACCTGCGAAAAAAGGTTTATTGTCCGGGGTTGCGAAGACAGAGGTCGGCCAGCCGCCCGCTCTTTGGTTAAGCAGCAGATGAAGGTCCTGGTAATGTTTGTCGATGTCGGGGCGCTCCTCGCGGTCGACCTTTATACAGACAAAGTGGTCGTTCAGATACGCCGCGATGCGCTCATCTTCAAACACCTCGTGCTCCATCACATGGCACCAGTGACAGCTGGAATAACCGATGGAGACAAAGATAGCCCTCTGTTTGCTTTTAGCCAGGGCGAAGGCCTCGTCTCCCCAGGGGTACCAATGTACGGGATTGTCTTTATGCTGCTGGAGGTAGGGGGACTCTTCGTGCTCAAGCAGGTTTGCCATCATATGCCTTCATACTGTCATGCGATCAGAAGGCGAGGCGTTGACGGACAGTCGCTTTGAACGCTTTCATCTTTGGCCGCGTTATGGCATCCATGGCCGCTTCACGCAGAGGCTTTATCGCGGCAAAGATCTGTGCGGAGGGTTGTTGATCCCCCTTCTCGATGACAGCGAACACTGTATTGTCGAAAAAGACACTTTCCTGCTCGGGAAGGGCTTTATAGAGTGACAGGAAAACACTCTTCTCATAGGCATCCATCTTGCACGAGTCATCAACGATCTTCAAGGCCACCGTAATGGCACAATCTCTCTCAAAACTGTCCAGGCCGGCAGCGACAGCCGGGATCTTCTCCAGGTCATACATACTGTTTTCCTTCATGCACGGAAAGGCTCATCAGCCTTCAAAGTGTGCAATGCCGAGTTTTCTCAAGACGTTTGTGAAGTAGTGTCTTTCCTCACGGTCATACTCATCATGAAATGCGATGGAGATCGAATCGTCACTGTTCTGGTAAAGTTTCGGGATCATACCCATCTCGAGCGTAACATCATCTATCACCTCAAAGATCTCCTCTTTAAGTGCGCTTGATCCGTCATACTCTAATTGAAGTCCCTCGCAGCACTCTTCTCTCTGATGAAAGGCTCTGATCCGGCCATATCTGTTCATATTCTTCTCCATTACAGTTCAAACGGCATATTACCCTACCTCATTCTCATCCGGCTCTTCCTGAACCTCTTTGCCGACACCGCGCAGCTCCTGCCCGATGTCGGTACGGTATTTCTTCTTACGGAAAGACGGTGTCTTAAGCTTGCCGTTCTTTTCACCGAGTTTATAGAGCTCTTCATTGAGAAAGTGCTCTTCGAATTCAGGCGTGAACGGCATATCCCAGGTGATACAGCCGATACTCGGGCAGATCGCTGCACACTGCGGATCATCATAGATGCCGACGCACTCGACGCACTTTTCAGGCTGCACATAATAGCGGCTCTCACCGGTCGGGTTGTGCATATCGTCAACGATCGCATTGACCGGACAGTTTTGCAGACAGGCATCGCAGGTTATACAGGTATCATCAATTATTACAGACATTTTTTATCCTTTTTATTAGTTTGTATGGTGCCGGAAGTAATTCCGTTCCCTACGCTGACACTTGGTCCGCTTCGCCAGCGGGCCTCGCGCTTTGCGCTCTTAGATTTAATATGACAAACAACATCTATACGAGTCATTTGTACTCATAACCTTATTACGGACTATAAAGTTTTAGTGTCTCGCCGACACTGACATGAGCCGCTCTATCTTGCATAGAGATGCTCTCTCGAAAAGGTCTAGGCGCCACAAGCGGGGACAGAAGACCTTTTTTCTTATGGACACGAATCACATAATCATTACTTTGGACAAAGTAATCATCATACGTTTCCGTATAGGGCATATCCCAGACGATGCATCCCTCTGTCGGGCAGATATCAGCACATTTCGGTACAGCCGCATCCACACACTCTATACATTTTTCCGGCTTGACATACGTCAATTCACCGGCGGCCAGCGGCGAGTCGTCAGCACTCACGATTGCCGTGGCCGGGCATTCATCGATACATGCATCGCAATTAATGCATAAATCCGTGATCAGGACCGCCACTATGCGCTCCTTGCCTCGGCTTTGTGAAAGATGCGCAGCAGCCACATCGGCGGGTTCTCTGCCAACATGCTGTGAAGCTGTCCAATCGCGTTCTCCATCTTCTCCCCCTCGGCAACACGGACGGGGTGTATCCCCGCAGCCTGAACCATCTTCGACGCCTTCGGCCCGATCTGGGTACAGTACATAATGTCTGCCTCTTCAAGAACACCGATCTTGTAGCTGAGTTTTTCATGCTCATCTTCGATATCGGTCGTGGCATCGATGACGTCAAGAAGCGTTGCTTTCTCTTTGTCGACCTTGTAAAGATAGAAATTTTTTGACCAGCCGAAATGCTGATCGACAGCGTCTCCGGTGGAGGAGGCAAATGCAATATTCATCTTTTATCCTTTCTCTCTTTTCAAGGACCCGTCAACGTGTTAAAACTCGACGTTGGCGTGCGATTCGCGGAGATCCATACCGATCTCTTCCATAAACGGCTGCGCTTTTACTTCCGGAAGCATCAACCCTTTTTTCTTGTGTTCGCGTATCTTATAGGTACCGCTTTCATTACCCTCGGCATAGTAGTCGTTGAAGTCCGTCGTAAACGGCATATCCCAAACAATAGAACCCTCCGTAGGGCACGCTTCGGCGCAACGCGGCGCGTCGGCATGACCGACGCATTCAACACAACTTTCCGGCTTGACATAGAAACGTTCACCCTCATAAGGGTTCTTTTCGTTCCCGTCATCGATAATCGCTG
Encoded proteins:
- a CDS encoding helix-hairpin-helix domain-containing protein; translated protein: MNPEKVRRETTRTLSDLPNIGPAIANDLRRIGIERPQQLAGGDAYELYLRLCEAKGRRQDPCLLDTLMSVVDFMNGGEPKVWWAYTPERKRLQKERERARP
- a CDS encoding thioredoxin domain-containing protein, with translation MMANLLEHEESPYLQQHKDNPVHWYPWGDEAFALAKSKQRAIFVSIGYSSCHWCHVMEHEVFEDERIAAYLNDHFVCIKVDREERPDIDKHYQDLHLLLNQRAGGWPTSVFATPDNKPFFAGTYIPPESKPNMMGFMQLIRTIAPAVEKRDAKLFENAEAIEAYLKQETGRKEPVALSRETGVQFFRQARGNFEPSYGGFGSAPKFPQASTLNTLMSLYRLDADEEIASMLQHTLDNMCAGGLYDVVDGGFCRYSVDSEWLVPHFEKMTYDNALLCEVYLRAYTLFNAPYYLQIAEEIATFMSDFMMEENLFYSASDADTEGEEGKYFVYTRKEVLDALQEAGFDEREAKKMSMRLGCSNGGNFEGSNIIHFVTVQRPGWFEKVKPYLRKLRKPRAYPFVDKKIQTSWNAMMIKALFELSVYDNSYLEQAIASMEALLMKMNDGRLMHSALIGKPAKIEAFLEDYAYLGTALVTAYEVTSNRQYLREAERLANIALERYYETGQWYFSRGEFETLGEVNDGSYPSAVAVMTDLLLSLASLIDKNYRDPAEMTLRYYGKEILKEAILHPCMVNQTLRFLEEDTIVKVPQGTSIEAVRSVSPSPFTRTFYHTASDFLLCNNHSCFANAGSLQELFRA
- a CDS encoding NifB/NifX family molybdenum-iron cluster-binding protein, with amino-acid sequence MNIAFASSTGDAVDQHFGWSKNFYLYKVDKEKATLLDVIDATTDIEDEHEKLSYKIGVLEEADIMYCTQIGPKASKMVQAAGIHPVRVAEGEKMENAIGQLHSMLAENPPMWLLRIFHKAEARSA
- a CDS encoding 4Fe-4S dicluster domain-containing protein; its protein translation is MAVLITDLCINCDACIDECPATAIVSADDSPLAAGELTYVKPEKCIECVDAAVPKCADICPTEGCIVWDMPYTETYDDYFVQSNDYVIRVHKKKGLLSPLVAPRPFRESISMQDRAAHVSVGETLKLYSP
- a CDS encoding 4Fe-4S dicluster domain-containing protein, with amino-acid sequence MSVIIDDTCITCDACLQNCPVNAIVDDMHNPTGESRYYVQPEKCVECVGIYDDPQCAAICPSIGCITWDMPFTPEFEEHFLNEELYKLGEKNGKLKTPSFRKKKYRTDIGQELRGVGKEVQEEPDENEVG
- a CDS encoding 4Fe-4S dicluster domain-containing protein is translated as MAVMITDECINCDACAPECPVAAIIDDGNEKNPYEGERFYVKPESCVECVGHADAPRCAEACPTEGSIVWDMPFTTDFNDYYAEGNESGTYKIREHKKKGLMLPEVKAQPFMEEIGMDLRESHANVEF
- a CDS encoding NifS family cysteine desulfurase, yielding MRVYLDNNATTKIDPLVKVKMQPFFEELYGNPNSLHQYGMEVRPYLNQALGEMYDALNVPDEDDILITSCATESNNTVLKGVFFKHILKNPEKNHIVTTAVEHPCILDTLHYLSDFGVDVTYVDVDENGGIDAEAMKAAVTDKTVLISMMWANNETGMIFPIEEVSAFAKEKGILMHTDAVQAIGKLPVDLTKVEVDYLTFSAHKFHGPKGVGGLYVKKGKALPNLLHGGEQMGGKRAGTLNVAYIVGMGLAMRQAAKHVEKMNTDVRRLRDKLEDALAKIPDTIVVGPRERRTPNTILISLRGIEGEAMLWDLNKAGIAASTGSACASESLEANPVMSAIGEDPELAHTAMRLSLSRFTTEEEIDYVIEAFTKAAERLRSISSTYAYTNEAG